The following proteins come from a genomic window of Scomber japonicus isolate fScoJap1 chromosome 4, fScoJap1.pri, whole genome shotgun sequence:
- the LOC128357957 gene encoding transcription initiation factor TFIID subunit 4-like — protein MAAGSDLLDDVFFNTEVDEKVVSDVVGSLESELGGVGHVDTTGRVQSAANHVGNSAVASNVTSNVQGSKMGLSQELAKAGTGVQGGVSNSAGSHGSSMDGAAGTTSAAGPSVTAAQSQFKTGTTSGGVSVVSDAASVVGKPGTTGAQTLNGGAVVTNCHIPGGASVDSSLQPTVTVVNNGPVSVNKGNAAVLSAAPSTIIRTSSTSAPSAVTSLVISSQPTVKGVPTVTLVRPPMQTNSSQSGGTVLTSPAVSVTSTTGSLVNKLDSAKTVLQTGAHVVTSSIATGTTATMRSPTVLQNLRTSVPSPIAATAPGGIRAIAPQVLTPRLTQPQQNAPNIQNIQLPPGMVLVRSESGQLLMIHQQTLAQMQAQSQSQSAMTPRPAAPTSTPPVQITSLQAPGASLLARPITPTTIIKQGSTVQTTVTTTTTLQRPPVLQNTIMLGGTAATPGQPLGTPTTVQPGSAVSAVTQRVGPLGTTGSPVTPTAVSAETLENVKKCRNFLSTLIKLASSGKQSSETTANVKELVKNLLEAKIEPEDFTSRLYRELNSSPQPYLVPFLKRSLPALRQMTPDSEAFIHQSLLPQPSTQPAATASTALTAVVLRPPLSTATTATSTAATKTTVINLTQTPHSKPGLIVPQQQGTMLRPQVTLAQSPMVTLRGQSHSRIIVGQPQVVKQLHSVPTVKQALPPGAKGIVVSQASLTAAQKNKLKEGGGTFRDDDDINDVASMAGVNLSEESARILATNSELVGTVTRSCKDETFLATSSLTRRALEIGKKFGVHELGTDVINFISHATQQRLQNLLEKVSQVAQQKNVTFKEDERHEQVSDVRAQLKFFEQLDQMEKQRKEEQEREILLKAAKSRSRQEDPEQLRLKQKAKEMQQQELAQIRQREANLTALAAIGPRKKRKMDSPVRGSSAEGSGSGPSTPGGSSGAGSRQFMRQRITRVNLRDLLFCLENEKGTSHSHLLYKGFLK, from the exons ATGGCGGCGGGCTCCGATTTGCTGGATGATGTTTTCTTCAACACAGAGGTGGACGAAAAAGTAGTTAGTGATGTAGTCGGATCTCTGGAGTCTGAGCTAGGAGGAGTGGGTCACGTCGACACAACGGGCAGGGTCCAGTCTGCAGCAAATCACGTCGGCAACTCAGCTGTAGCTAGTAACGTTACTTCCAATGTTCAGGGCAGCAAAATGGGACTTTCACAAGAGCTTGCTAAAGCAG GGACAGGAGTGCAGGGAGGTGTCAGTAACAGTGCGGGCTCCCACGGTTCAAGCATGGATGGAGCAGCTGGGACCACATCGGCGGCGGGACCGAGCGTGACAGCCGCCCAGAGTCAGTTCAAGACGGGGACTACTAGCGGGGGCGTGTCGGTAGTATCAGACGCAGCATCTGTTGTCGGGAAACCTGGAACAACTGGTGCTCAAACTTTGAATGGAGGCGCCGTTGTGACGAACTGTCATATCCCCGGAGGCGCATCTGTTGACAGCAGCTTGCAGCCCACTGTCACGGTTGTCAACAACGGACCTGTTTCTGTGAATAAAGGAAACGCAGCAGTTTTGTCTGCAGCACCCAGCACTATCATACGAACTTCTTCGACGAGTGCACCGAGCGCCGTGACTTCGCTTGTCATTTCGTCTCAGCCCACTGTGAAAGGTGTACCCACGGTCACGCTTGTGAGGCCACCTATGCAAACTAACAGCTCACAAAGCGGAGGCACCGTTTTAACATCACCAGCGGTCAGTGTCACCAGCACCACCGGCTCCCTTGTTAACAAACTCGACTCCGCAAAGACTGTATTGCAGACCGGTGCTCACGTTGTGACTTCAAGCATTGCCACCGGAACGACAGCGACCATGAGGAGCCCGACCGTCTTGCAAAACTTGAGGACTTCAGTACCGTCGCCAATCGCTGCCACTGCTCCCGGGGGGATAAGAGCTATTGCTCCACAGGTGTTGACCCCACGACTCACCCAGCCACAACAAAACGCACCAAACATCCAAAACATCCAGCTCCCTCCAG GCATGGTTTTGGTTCGCAGCGAGAGTGGGCAGCTGCTGATGATTCACCAGCAGACCTTGGCTCAGATGCAGGCTCAGTCCCAGTCTCAAAGCGCCATGACACCACGACCTGCAGCTCCGACCAGCACTCCCCCTGTGCAGATCACTTCTCTACAG GCTCCAGGCGCATCACTGCTGGCTCGTCCCATTACCCCCACCACTATTATAAAGCAAGGGTCCACAGTCCAGACCACTGTGACGACCACCACCACACTGCAGAGGCCTCCTGTACTGCAG AACACCATCATGCTGGGAGGAACTGCCGCCACCCCGGGACAGCCGCTAGGAACGCCCACTACTGTGCAGCCTGGGTCTGCCGTCTCAGCAGTAACGCAGAGGGTAGGGCCCCTTGGGACCACTGGGAGCCCTGTCACCCCAACAGCAGTCTCAGCT GAGACACTAGAGAATGTGAAAAAGTGTAGAAACTTTCTGTCCACGCTGATCAAGCTGGCGTCCAGTGGAAAACAGTCTTCTGAGACTACAGCCAATGTCAAGGAGCTTGTCAAGAACCTGCTg GAAGCGAAGATAGAGCCTGAAGATTTCACCAGTAGGTTATACCGGGAGCTCAACTCCTCACCACAGCCGTACCTTGTGCCTTTCCTGAAG AGAAGTCTCCCAGCACTGCGTCAGATGACTCCAGACTCAGAAGCCTTCATCCATCAGAGCCTGCTGCCTCAGCCCAGCACTCAGCCTGCTGCAACAGCTTCCACAGCCCTCACTGCTGTGGTGCTGCGACCTCCTCTTTCCACCGCCACTACAGCTACCAGCACTGCAGCAACCAAAACCACAGTTATCAACCTCACTCAGACACCACACAGCAAACCTGGACTG ATAGTGCCACAGCAACAGGGCACAATGTTGAGGCCCCAAGTGACCCTGGCTCAGTCTCCCATGGTAACACTCAGGGGACAATCTCACAGTCGCATCATTGTGGGCCAGCCACAGGTGGTCAAACAGCTGCATtcag TTCCTACAGTGAAGCAGGCATTGCCTCCAGGGGCCAAAGGAATAGTCGTCAGTCAAGCTTCTCTCACTGCCGCTCAGAAAAACAAGCTGAAGGAAGGAGGCGGAACCTTCAG ggatgatgatgatatcaATGATGTGGCATCCATGGCAGGAGTCAACTTGTCGGAGGAGAGCGCCCGTATCCTAGCAACAAACTCTGAACTTGTTGGCACAGTGACTCGATCCTGTAAGGATGAGACCTTCCTCGCTACCTCCTCACTCACCCGAAGAGCTCTGGAGATCG GTAAGAAGTTTGGTGTCCACGAGTTGGGCACAGATGTGATTAACTTCATTTCCCACGCTACACAGCAGCGATTACAAAATCTGCTGGAAAAGGTGTCACAAGTAGCACAGCAGAAGAACGTTACATTCAAG gAGGATGAGCGGCATGAGCAGGTCAGCGATGTGCGAGCCCAGCTGAAGTTCTTCGAGCAGCTGGATCAGATGgagaagcaaaggaaggaagagcaggagagagaaatTCTCTTGAAGGCTGCCAAG TCTCGGTCACGGCAAGAGGACCCAGAGCAGCTTCGACTTAAACAGAAGGCCAAAGAG ATGCAGCAGCAGGAACTGGCTCAGATCAGGCAAAGAGAAGCCAATCTAACAGCGCTGGCAGCAATCGGTCCAAGAAAAAAGCGGAAAATGGACTCTCCGGTTAGGGGCTCCAGTGCAGAG gggtcagggtcaggcCCCTCCACGCCTGGTGGCTCCAGTGGAGCAGGCTCCAGACAGTTTATGCGACAGCGCATCACTAGAGTCAACCTCAGGGACCTACTCTTCTGCCTGGAGAATGAAAAAGGGACCAGTCACTCACACCTGCTCTATAAAGGCTTCCTAAAATAG
- the lsm14b gene encoding protein LSM14 homolog B has translation MSSTKPYIGCKIGLISKAQNRYEGILYTIDKVNSTVVLAKVKCFGTEGRPTDRPTPPKDDIYEYITFRGSDIKDITLCEPPRSHHGLPPDPAIVQSSSAGSSGPYPALGPFSPLGMPSYNQLAASSLLNQQYAAALGLGPVLPGLHVRKGPMVEKAVQTLHVEKPWQRRGLTAPQEPEQRWDRRRPQRTRVETFQTRGNNRTTMKSGPGVSTAQQGTSQQQNDENRPSIRRKGPRRRRSQSRGQLMVAKVQLATLKFDTDFDFDSSNAQFIKEELEREVQDKVVKDETHEVGEKDGEDSHGEDDHFGPKCYYNKAKSFFDNISSDNKVRLTWAEERKRNLETFGVPGRFLRGQGFRGAYTGRRGQGSAQTQPSLRVRSGQL, from the exons ATGAGTTCAACAAAGCCTTACATTGGCTGCAAGATAGGGTTAATTTCAAAAGCTCAAAATCGTTATGAGGGGATTTTGTATACAATTGATAAAGTGAACTCCACAGTAGTGCTGGCAAAAG TTAAGTGTTTTGGAACGGAGGGACGACCCACGGACAGACCGACACCACCCAAAGATGATATCTATGAGTATATCACTTTCAGGGGAAGTGATATTAAGGATATCACACTATGTGAACCTCCGAGGTCTCACCATGGCCTGCCACCAGATCCAGCAATAGTGCAG TCATCTAGTGCAGGTAGTTCAGGTCCCTACCCAGCTCTTGGACCATTTAGTCCCCTAGGGATGCCCTCCTACAACCAGCTTGCTGCCAGCTCTCTACTTAATCAACAGTATGCTGCAGCTCTCGGCCTTG GGCCTGTGCTTCCAGGCTTACATGTTAGAAAGGGCCCCATGGTAGAAAAAGCTGTTCAAACCCTTCATGTGGAAAAACCATGGCAGAGGAGAGGCTTGACTGCACCACAAGAGCCGGAGCAGCGCTGGGACAGGAGGAGGCCCCAGAGGACCAGAGTAGAAACCTTCCAAACCAGAGGGAACAACAGAACTACCA TGAAGTCAGGCCCTGGTGTGTCCACTGCTCAGCAAGGAACTTCTCAGCAGCAGAATGATGAGAACAGGCCTTCTATCAGAAGAAAAG GACCTCGCAGACGCAGAAGCCAGAGCAGAGGCCAGCTGATGGTGGCGAAAGTTCAACTTGCCACCCTTAAGTTTGACACAGACTTTGATTTTGATTCTTCAAATGCCCAGTTCATTAAGGAAGAGTTGGAGAGGGAGGTGCAGGACAAGGTGGTGAAAG ATGAAACTCATGAAGtaggagagaaagatggagaagaTTCACATGGAGAGGATGATCATTTTGGACCAAAATGCTACTACAACAAAGCTAAGTCCTTCTTTGACAACATCTCTTCTGATAATAAAGTCAG ACTAACCTGGGCAGAGGAGCGGAAGCGCAATCTGGAGACTTTTGGGGTCCCTGGACGGTTCCTGAGAGGCCAAGGCTTCAGAGGTGCATATACTGGACGAAGAGGACAAGGCAGTGCTCAAACTCAACCTTCTCTAAGAGTCAGGAGTGGACAGCTGTAA